A single window of Microbispora hainanensis DNA harbors:
- a CDS encoding thiamine pyrophosphate-dependent dehydrogenase E1 component subunit alpha translates to MTRPATADPDASPARAPDDADLSLMLMIRAFELKLLDLYGRGLLNGTTHTCLGQEYIPVAIEALLDPRDHVFSNHRGHGHYLARFRDPAGLLAEIMGREGAVCAGVGGSQHIRRDRFLSTGVQGESLPVATGVALHLKRAEPGRLACVYVGDGTFGEGAVYEALNIASLWALPLLVVVENNGIAQSTPTSRHLAGSIAGRAAAFGIDHHLVGTSDVAEIRRTLEPLVARVRSRSTPLVVEFVTRRLGPHSKGDDTRPAQAVQALREQDWYARCAAACPGRFRRLDAEARAHIDAVAAEVTARGQSQWEAARWERS, encoded by the coding sequence ATGACGCGGCCCGCCACGGCCGATCCGGACGCCTCGCCCGCGCGAGCGCCGGACGACGCCGATCTCTCGCTCATGCTGATGATCCGGGCGTTCGAGCTGAAGCTGCTCGACCTCTACGGCAGGGGCCTGCTCAACGGCACGACCCACACCTGCCTCGGGCAGGAGTACATCCCGGTCGCCATCGAGGCGCTGCTCGACCCGCGTGACCACGTGTTCAGCAACCACCGCGGGCACGGACACTACCTGGCACGCTTCCGCGACCCCGCCGGGCTGCTCGCGGAGATCATGGGCAGGGAGGGGGCCGTCTGCGCCGGGGTCGGCGGCAGCCAGCACATCCGCAGAGACCGGTTCCTGTCCACAGGTGTGCAGGGCGAGAGCCTGCCCGTCGCCACGGGCGTCGCGCTGCACCTCAAGCGGGCCGAGCCCGGCCGTCTCGCCTGCGTGTACGTCGGCGACGGCACGTTCGGCGAGGGCGCGGTCTACGAGGCGCTGAACATCGCGTCCCTGTGGGCGCTGCCGCTGCTCGTCGTGGTCGAGAACAACGGCATCGCCCAGTCGACGCCCACGTCGCGGCACCTGGCGGGGAGCATCGCGGGCCGGGCGGCGGCGTTCGGCATCGACCACCACCTGGTCGGCACCTCAGACGTCGCCGAGATCCGCCGCACGCTCGAACCTCTCGTTGCGCGGGTCCGCTCCCGCTCGACACCGCTCGTGGTCGAGTTCGTCACCCGGCGCCTCGGGCCGCACAGCAAGGGCGACGACACCCGGCCCGCCCAGGCCGTACAGGCATTGCGCGAGCAGGACTGGTACGCGCGGTGCGCGGCGGCCTGCCCCGGCCGCTTCCGGAGGCTCGACGCGGAGGCCCGCGCGCACATCGACGCGGTCGCCGCCGAGGTCACGGCGCGGGGGCAGTCCCAGTGGGAGGCGGCGCGATGGGAGCGGTCGTGA
- a CDS encoding 2-oxo acid dehydrogenase subunit E2, with amino-acid sequence MAELRVPKLNNNDTEYLLVEWLAPDGAQVAEDDAVALVETSKAAEELTAGAAGVLRHRLRPGVWCRPDDVIAAIGDAPGPPERDAPAPAAQAAEQQAAADEPAPLITAPAQALIDELGIGLDRVRALGVAVVRRADVERLAAAPSGGETRGEHRLSRVQRAVARSVELSRRTIPAAYAVVRMDLGPALEYARATTREIRRPVGLAEVFVQAVAGLHERFPLFFATVDEATGNGADRALLSEVPHIGVTVDVGEGLYVPVVHDAASRTTKDIATILMKHRLAATTGEFTEGDLSGANFVVTLHTEHGVVLAIPFVYPGTVCALAVPGPRDGTLADVGLAYDHRLINGRDAALFLNALKTMVEALA; translated from the coding sequence GTGGCTGAGCTCCGCGTGCCGAAGCTGAACAACAACGACACCGAATATCTCCTGGTCGAGTGGCTCGCCCCCGACGGCGCGCAGGTCGCGGAGGACGACGCGGTCGCGCTGGTGGAGACGTCCAAGGCCGCCGAGGAGCTCACCGCGGGCGCCGCCGGGGTGTTGCGGCATCGGCTGCGGCCGGGAGTCTGGTGCCGCCCGGACGACGTGATCGCCGCGATCGGCGACGCTCCGGGCCCGCCCGAGCGCGACGCTCCGGCCCCGGCCGCGCAGGCCGCGGAACAGCAGGCCGCGGCCGACGAGCCGGCGCCGCTCATCACGGCTCCCGCGCAGGCGCTCATCGACGAGCTCGGCATCGGCCTCGACCGGGTCAGGGCGCTCGGCGTCGCCGTCGTGCGGCGGGCCGACGTCGAACGCCTGGCCGCCGCACCCTCCGGCGGCGAGACCCGTGGCGAGCACCGGCTTTCGCGGGTGCAGCGGGCCGTGGCCAGGTCCGTCGAGCTGTCCCGCCGGACCATCCCCGCCGCGTACGCCGTGGTGCGCATGGATCTCGGTCCGGCGCTGGAGTACGCGCGGGCCACGACGAGGGAGATCCGCCGCCCGGTGGGGCTCGCGGAGGTGTTCGTCCAGGCCGTCGCGGGCCTGCACGAGCGGTTCCCGTTGTTCTTCGCCACTGTGGACGAGGCCACTGGGAACGGCGCCGACCGGGCGCTGCTGTCCGAGGTCCCCCACATCGGCGTCACCGTCGACGTCGGCGAGGGGCTGTACGTCCCCGTCGTCCACGACGCGGCGAGCCGTACGACGAAGGACATCGCGACCATCCTCATGAAGCACCGGCTGGCCGCCACCACCGGCGAGTTCACGGAAGGCGACCTGTCCGGCGCCAACTTCGTCGTCACCCTGCACACCGAGCACGGGGTCGTGCTGGCGATCCCGTTCGTCTATCCCGGCACCGTCTGCGCGCTCGCCGTCCCCGGGCCGCGCGACGGAACCCTCGCCGACGTCGGCCTGGCCTACGATCACCGCCTGATCAACGGCAGGGACGCCGCCCTCTTCCTGAACGCGCTCAAGACCATGGTCGAAGCGCTCGCCTGA
- a CDS encoding CotH kinase family protein: MRLTLRNTGVTAARRVTRTAVAAVLLTGLLAGPLNAYPSSAGSATSTAATSAAAAAAAAAADDLTGDIAFSVPSRTFQGQISVSLSTAISGAQIRYTTDGKPPTAQSALYGGQPLQFTRTTQLRAQAFVGGTASGKPGTAMYVATSVTTAHDLPLVLIDSYGKGKPGRDYLDAATMIFAPGSGATTSLNAAPAVATRAGFHLRGQSSASFEKAPYRLEFWDNDNDDADYPVLGMPADSDWVLRGPFPDKSLIREALVYDLGKEMGLQVPRYRFVELYLNTDSNPVGADDYMGVYMLEETIKDSKNRLDLKQLDEDDTTLPKITGGYIWKFEWMAAEEPTLPCSGSSSTCWSYLEVVDPSPLQPQQKDWLRGYIQEFHNVLHSQNFADPDTGYRAYIDVGSFIDQMIIYELSRNMDAYYRSAYFYKDRNTKIFAGPLWDYDLTFGVGGFFQNDQTSGWQYQQPRQPIAFDWFTQLLRDPAFVDQVKARWQELRRGVLSDAALQSRIDALAQPLTNAAQRNFQRWPNLTTRTIGFFITPTASTWQGQVQYLRDWTLRRAAWLDSTAAWGGPVASPSPSPSPSVSPSASPSPSPSVSPSASPSPSPSVSPSPSPSPSPSGGASGACSATVRVVSSWPGGFQGEVTVSAGNAAINGWTVKWTWPGGQTITQLWGGLNSGSGSAVTVRNESWNGSLAANTTTTFGFLGNGSAVAPTATCTSP, from the coding sequence GTGCGTCTGACGCTCCGCAATACCGGCGTCACGGCGGCTCGCCGCGTCACAAGGACCGCGGTCGCCGCCGTGCTCCTCACCGGGCTCCTCGCCGGCCCCCTCAACGCGTACCCGTCGTCGGCCGGATCGGCCACCAGCACGGCTGCGACCTCAGCCGCCGCGGCCGCAGCGGCCGCAGCGGCGGACGACCTGACCGGCGACATCGCATTCTCCGTGCCGAGCCGCACCTTCCAGGGACAGATCTCGGTGTCGCTGAGCACCGCGATCAGCGGCGCGCAGATCCGCTACACCACCGACGGAAAGCCGCCCACCGCGCAGTCGGCGCTCTACGGTGGCCAGCCGCTGCAGTTCACCCGCACCACCCAGCTGCGCGCACAGGCGTTCGTCGGCGGCACGGCGTCCGGGAAGCCCGGAACGGCCATGTACGTCGCCACCTCCGTCACCACGGCCCACGACCTGCCGCTGGTCCTGATCGACTCGTACGGCAAGGGCAAGCCCGGCCGGGACTACCTCGACGCCGCGACCATGATCTTCGCCCCGGGCAGCGGCGCGACGACGTCGCTGAACGCGGCTCCGGCGGTCGCCACCCGCGCCGGCTTCCACCTGCGAGGGCAGTCGTCGGCCTCGTTCGAGAAGGCGCCCTATCGCCTGGAGTTCTGGGACAACGACAACGACGACGCCGACTATCCGGTGCTGGGGATGCCCGCCGACTCCGACTGGGTGCTGCGCGGGCCGTTCCCCGACAAGTCGCTGATCCGCGAGGCCCTGGTCTACGACCTCGGCAAGGAGATGGGGCTGCAGGTCCCCCGGTATCGGTTCGTGGAGCTCTACCTCAACACCGACTCCAATCCGGTGGGCGCCGACGACTACATGGGCGTCTACATGCTCGAGGAGACGATCAAGGACTCGAAGAACCGCCTCGACCTCAAGCAGCTCGACGAGGACGACACGACCCTTCCCAAGATCACGGGCGGGTACATCTGGAAGTTCGAGTGGATGGCCGCGGAGGAGCCGACGCTGCCGTGCAGCGGGTCGTCGTCCACCTGCTGGAGCTACCTCGAAGTCGTCGACCCCTCGCCGCTGCAGCCGCAGCAGAAGGACTGGCTGCGGGGCTACATCCAGGAATTCCACAACGTGCTGCACTCGCAGAACTTCGCCGACCCGGACACCGGCTATCGGGCGTACATCGACGTGGGCTCCTTCATCGACCAGATGATCATCTATGAGCTGAGCCGGAACATGGACGCGTACTACCGCAGCGCCTACTTCTACAAGGACCGGAACACCAAGATCTTCGCCGGGCCGCTGTGGGACTACGACCTCACGTTCGGCGTGGGCGGGTTCTTCCAGAACGACCAGACCTCGGGCTGGCAGTATCAGCAGCCCCGGCAGCCGATCGCCTTCGACTGGTTCACCCAGCTCCTGCGGGATCCGGCCTTCGTCGACCAGGTCAAGGCGCGCTGGCAGGAGCTGCGCCGCGGCGTGCTGTCCGACGCCGCGCTGCAGAGCAGGATCGACGCTCTCGCCCAGCCGCTGACCAACGCCGCGCAGCGCAACTTCCAGCGCTGGCCGAACCTCACGACGCGCACGATCGGCTTCTTCATCACCCCGACCGCGTCCACCTGGCAGGGGCAGGTGCAGTACCTGCGCGACTGGACGCTGCGCCGCGCGGCCTGGCTGGACTCGACGGCGGCATGGGGCGGTCCGGTCGCCTCGCCGAGCCCGAGCCCCTCCCCCAGCGTCTCGCCGAGCGCCTCTCCCAGCCCGTCGCCCAGCGTCTCACCGAGCGCCTCTCCCAGCCCGTCGCCCAGCGTCTCGCCGAGCCCGTCGCCCAGCCCCTCGCCGTCCGGCGGGGCGTCCGGCGCCTGCTCGGCGACGGTCCGGGTGGTGAGCTCCTGGCCCGGCGGCTTCCAGGGTGAGGTCACGGTGAGCGCGGGCAACGCGGCGATCAACGGCTGGACCGTGAAGTGGACCTGGCCCGGCGGACAGACCATCACCCAGCTGTGGGGAGGCCTGAACTCCGGCTCCGGCTCGGCCGTGACGGTGCGCAACGAGTCGTGGAACGGCTCGCTCGCGGCCAACACGACCACGACCTTCGGTTTCCTCGGCAACGGTTCGGCCGTCGCACCGACGGCCACCTGCACCAGCCCATGA
- a CDS encoding alpha-ketoacid dehydrogenase subunit beta has product MGAVVRVAENLNAALAALLAREPDLYVLGEDVADPYGGAFKITRGLSTGFPDRVLSTPISENAVTGIAAGLALSGDLAIVEIMFGDFAALAFDQLLNFASKSVSMYGSRLPMRMVVRCPVGGGRGYGPTHSQSLQKHFVGIPNLAVYELSPFHDNLAVFEEMFARAEPCVFFEDKVLYTRPMGVVEPPFSVAVSGGVARVSIDGPPDCVVIAPGGVAHRTLAAMRSLLVGDEIACTLLVPSRLYPFDLPDDADADIRAARRVFVVEESTAGGTWGAEVAHVVHRRHWGRLAQPVTLIHSAGGVIPTAAHLERAALVNESTIHSAIREALRG; this is encoded by the coding sequence ATGGGAGCGGTCGTGAGGGTCGCGGAGAACCTGAACGCGGCGCTGGCCGCCCTGCTCGCCCGGGAGCCGGACCTCTACGTGCTGGGAGAGGACGTCGCCGATCCGTACGGCGGCGCCTTCAAGATCACCCGAGGGCTGTCCACCGGCTTCCCCGACCGCGTCCTGTCGACCCCGATCAGCGAGAACGCCGTCACCGGCATCGCCGCCGGGCTCGCGCTGTCGGGAGACCTGGCGATCGTGGAGATCATGTTCGGCGACTTCGCCGCGCTCGCCTTCGACCAGTTGCTCAACTTCGCGTCGAAATCGGTCTCCATGTACGGCTCGCGCCTGCCGATGCGCATGGTCGTGCGCTGCCCGGTCGGCGGCGGGCGTGGTTATGGGCCCACCCACAGCCAGAGCCTGCAGAAACACTTCGTGGGCATCCCCAACCTGGCCGTCTATGAGCTGTCGCCGTTCCACGACAACCTGGCCGTGTTCGAGGAGATGTTCGCCCGGGCGGAGCCGTGCGTGTTCTTCGAGGACAAGGTGCTCTACACGCGCCCGATGGGTGTCGTGGAGCCGCCGTTCTCGGTGGCGGTCTCCGGCGGCGTGGCCAGGGTGTCCATCGACGGCCCGCCCGACTGCGTGGTCATCGCCCCCGGCGGGGTGGCGCACCGGACGCTGGCCGCGATGCGCTCGCTGCTGGTCGGGGACGAGATCGCCTGCACGCTGCTGGTGCCGTCCAGGCTCTATCCGTTCGACCTGCCGGATGACGCCGACGCGGACATCCGGGCGGCGCGCCGGGTGTTCGTCGTCGAGGAGAGCACCGCAGGGGGGACATGGGGCGCCGAGGTGGCCCACGTCGTCCACCGGAGGCACTGGGGGCGGCTGGCCCAGCCGGTCACGCTGATTCACTCCGCCGGCGGGGTCATCCCCACGGCCGCGCACCTCGAACGGGCGGCCCTCGTGAACGAGTCCACGATCCACAGCGCGATCAGGGAGGCCCTGCGTGGCTGA
- a CDS encoding PQQ-binding-like beta-propeller repeat protein yields the protein MTDQHDENPYGGPTPPPLPTPPPTPPQYPHGPGQPAYGQPAYGQPAYGQPAHGQQGGQGQWGQPAPSGQTGPGPQAPAPPAYGPPGQSTSWGPGYPGAPYPQQSWPQQQGYPGQQAYPGGQGYPGQQGYTGQQGYTGQQGGYPGQGYGAPGQPAQGFAPQLPSQPQAQPQAPGGKGKTTLFVALGLVVLLAVGAGTAWFVARGGSGSGSGGGVGEWSVPLASAESMDFTQGLAFAGWLTDKTVIRVQRDGVLAYDLASGKRAWGAPSPGDQLCGATADLANGKGAVAYGSDQLCDHLAGVDTAAGKITWKTKIPAEKSRIANSLIVPRIMSAGDVAVVYANDVLSGYNLSNGAKQWTARLPEGCHVKDVNAAAARVALLLDCTFEGSGNFVQALDPKSGAPLWRYKTAEFRLMARVLSADPVIVSQEEGDKNTFTAFDDRGGKLSEFTTGKVDMLAMNTVAFVDGLFEQRRYAVHGDRLYLMTFPENVPDKARSGDKALAFDLKTGKQVWESSGTKPTMLNPVRADDHGLLALEAGDWRDLPPRLVRLDAATGKATQVAELPQKYGTEGDGARVFERDGAVIIVPWTSVGAVKHAVVYLQTKES from the coding sequence ATGACGGACCAGCACGACGAGAACCCGTACGGCGGGCCCACTCCGCCTCCGCTCCCCACTCCGCCGCCCACTCCGCCGCAGTATCCCCACGGTCCCGGCCAGCCGGCGTACGGCCAGCCGGCATACGGGCAGCCGGCATACGGGCAACCGGCTCATGGGCAACAGGGTGGCCAGGGGCAATGGGGTCAGCCCGCGCCGTCGGGGCAGACCGGGCCCGGCCCGCAGGCCCCGGCCCCTCCGGCGTACGGACCGCCCGGCCAGAGCACGTCCTGGGGTCCGGGCTACCCGGGCGCGCCGTACCCGCAGCAATCCTGGCCGCAGCAGCAGGGCTACCCCGGTCAGCAGGCGTATCCGGGCGGGCAGGGCTACCCCGGTCAGCAGGGTTACACGGGTCAGCAGGGTTACACAGGTCAGCAGGGGGGCTATCCCGGCCAGGGCTATGGCGCTCCGGGACAGCCGGCCCAGGGGTTTGCGCCCCAGCTCCCGTCGCAGCCACAAGCACAGCCGCAGGCACCCGGCGGCAAGGGCAAGACGACGCTGTTCGTCGCGCTCGGGCTGGTGGTGCTGCTGGCGGTGGGCGCGGGGACCGCCTGGTTCGTCGCGCGCGGCGGCTCGGGCAGCGGTTCCGGCGGGGGCGTGGGGGAGTGGTCCGTCCCGCTCGCGAGCGCCGAGAGCATGGACTTCACCCAGGGGCTCGCGTTCGCGGGCTGGCTGACCGACAAGACGGTGATCCGGGTGCAGCGAGACGGGGTGCTCGCCTACGACCTGGCCTCGGGCAAGCGCGCCTGGGGCGCCCCGTCGCCCGGTGACCAGCTCTGCGGTGCCACCGCCGACCTGGCGAACGGCAAGGGCGCCGTGGCGTACGGCAGCGACCAGTTGTGCGACCACCTGGCCGGCGTCGACACCGCGGCAGGAAAGATCACCTGGAAGACCAAGATCCCGGCCGAGAAGTCCCGGATCGCCAACTCGCTCATCGTGCCCCGGATCATGAGCGCGGGCGACGTCGCCGTGGTGTACGCGAACGACGTCCTGTCCGGCTACAACCTGTCGAACGGCGCGAAGCAGTGGACGGCGCGGCTGCCCGAGGGCTGCCACGTCAAGGACGTGAACGCGGCGGCGGCCCGGGTGGCCCTGCTCCTCGACTGCACCTTCGAGGGGTCGGGCAACTTCGTGCAGGCGCTCGACCCGAAGAGTGGCGCGCCCCTGTGGCGCTACAAGACGGCCGAGTTCAGGCTCATGGCCAGGGTGCTGTCGGCCGATCCGGTGATCGTCAGCCAGGAGGAGGGCGACAAGAACACCTTCACGGCCTTCGACGACCGAGGCGGCAAGCTCAGCGAGTTCACGACCGGCAAGGTGGACATGCTCGCCATGAACACGGTCGCGTTCGTGGACGGGCTGTTCGAGCAGCGCCGCTATGCCGTGCACGGCGACCGCCTCTATCTCATGACCTTCCCGGAGAACGTGCCGGACAAGGCGCGATCGGGTGACAAGGCGCTCGCCTTCGACCTCAAGACCGGCAAGCAGGTGTGGGAGTCGTCCGGCACCAAGCCCACGATGCTGAACCCCGTCCGGGCCGACGACCACGGCCTGCTCGCCCTGGAGGCCGGCGACTGGCGTGACCTGCCTCCCCGGCTCGTCCGCCTGGACGCGGCGACCGGCAAGGCGACGCAGGTGGCGGAGCTGCCGCAGAAGTACGGCACCGAGGGAGACGGCGCACGGGTCTTCGAGCGCGACGGCGCCGTCATCATCGTGCCGTGGACTTCGGTCGGCGCCGTGAAGCACGCGGTCGTCTACCTCCAGACCAAGGAGAGCTGA